The following proteins are co-located in the Cydia pomonella isolate Wapato2018A chromosome 19, ilCydPomo1, whole genome shotgun sequence genome:
- the LOC133528306 gene encoding uncharacterized protein LOC133528306, with protein MAIKPHFEYSSKKDMIVGFVDNGKKRVKRIADHALVFMIRGITKNYKQPISYTFCCTATEKHELAQAIKDHIRKLKSSGFHVIATVCDQGSSNMSAINALIAETKHRNTHSTRYVFEVDGDEVIPLYDPPHLIKNIRNNLMTKNLTCSIDNENKTAKWEHIVKLYEENPAYKGIRLMPKLTELHVDPKKMPKMKVKYATQLLSSSVAVNMGYLAEKGILDPSSKETADVILFFDELFDSVNGGFMNEKKRPGKDLLGPLTPKSSHQSVWTKSKEVLKTMKFVTPQGHRKSHVSTVPNWLRTLENLEYLKDLLFQKHEIKSIWLRHFNQDPLENFFGCVRSHGARSNNPTCVHFEVAFAALLINNLNSLHSPGYNCEKDQGRGFNCLSFSYITGVRTRINY; from the exons ATGGCAATTAAACCTCATTTTGAGTACAGTTCAAAAAAAGACATGATTGTCGGTTTCGTTGACAACGGAAAAAAGAGGGTCAAAAGAATCGCTGACCACGCGCTAGTATTCATGATAAGAGGCATCACGAAAAATTATAAACAGCCGATTAGTTATACGTTTTGTTGTACAGCCACCGAGAAACACGAATTAGCACAGGCCATAAAAGACCacataagaaaattaaaatccAGTGGATTTCACGTGATCGCAACTGTCTGTGATCAAGGATCATCGAATATGAGCGCCATCAATGCACTCATTGCCGAAACCAAACATCGAAATACACATTCAACAAGATACGTGTTTGAAGTGGATGGCGACGAGGTAATACCTCTCTATGACCCCCCTCaccttattaaaaatataaggaATAATTTAATGACAAAAAATTTGACTTGTTCCATCGATAACGAAAACAAAACTGCCAAGTGGGAACACATCGTTAAATTGTATGAGGAAAATCCGGCTTATAAAGGCATAAGATTAATGCCAAAGTTAACAGAACTACATGTGGATCCCAAGAAAATGCCGAAAATGAAAGTCAAATATGCAACACAATTACTAAGCAGTTCAGTCGCTGTCAATATGGGATATTTAGCAG AGAAAGGAATACTGGATCCGTCAAGCAAAGAAACAGCCGACGTTATCCTTTTTTTTGACGAATTATTCGACTCTGTCAACGGAGGATTTATGAATGAGAAGAAGAGACCTGGCAAAGACTTACTGGGTCCACTCACACCCAAATCGAGCCATCAGAGTGTTTGGACGAAAAGTAAAGAGGTTTTAAAAACGATGAAGTTTGTAACACCCCAAGGACACAGAAAAAGTCATGTTTCGACCGTGCCTAACTGGTTACGCACCTTAGAAAATTTGGAATATTTAAAAGATCTGCTGTTCCAAAAACATGAAATAAAGTCCATATGGTTACGGCACTTTAATCAGGATCCCCTTGAAAACTTTTTCGGCTGTGTGAGGAGCCATGGTGCAAGAAGTAACAACCCGACGTGTGTACATTTTGAGGTTGCCTTCGCGGCATTGTTAATCAACAATTTAAATTCGTTGCATTCTCCAGGATATAATTGTGAGAAAGACCAGGGCCGTGGATTTAATTGTTTAA GTTTTTCCTACATCACTGGTGTAAGGACacgaataaattattaa
- the LOC133528512 gene encoding protein UXT homolog yields the protein MATTQIDESIAKYEAFINDVLKKDLKKVDWRLQQINAEITDLIQQKHTLEVVTSKEKHPQGFKTQVNLGCNFFMEASVPDTSTMLINVGLNHYLEFPAEEAVKYLDVRIKAFERKAEELKDQSAKTKAHIKLMLFGVGELQEKAKMG from the coding sequence ATGGCTACTACACAAATCGATGAATCTATCGCAAAATATGAAGCGTTCATCAACGACGTCCTAAAAAAAGACCTGAAAAAAGTGGATTGGCGGCTGCAGCAAATCAATGCAGAAATCACCGATTtgattcaacaaaaacacacatTGGAAGTGGTGACTTCAAAAGAAAAACATCCTCAAGGTTTCAAGACGCAGGTGAACTTAGGATGCAACTTTTTCATGGAGGCCTCAGTTCCGGACACTTCAACAATGCTTATAAATGTTGGTTTGAATCATTATCTTGAATTTCCTGCAGAAGAGGCTGTGAAATATTTGGATGTGAGAATAAAGGCGTTTGAGAGGAAAGCGGAGGAGTTGAAAGACCAGAGTGCTAAGACTAAGGCTCATATCAAGCTTATGTTGTTTGGCGTTGGAGAGCTGCAGGAAAAAGCTAAGATGGGATAA